A genomic region of Stigmatopora nigra isolate UIUO_SnigA chromosome 16, RoL_Snig_1.1, whole genome shotgun sequence contains the following coding sequences:
- the aoc1 gene encoding diamine oxidase [copper-containing], producing MGFLYLLYLLCLAASDASRTREWAHHGAPMFADLTPREMKAVRAYLHGITEFGLTGANNAALKKNTILMIELHVPKKHEALKALDRGHAKPPRQARVVVQFANQTKPNITEFIVGPLPSPKSHEVKRFKGDRPIPFESRPMTSMEYSHLNKSIGKKVTKAHNLLFETTGGFTFTNCSDRCLYFIDIAPRGLASGERRSWIMLVKFVEGYYIHPIGFEILLNHKDLDPDKWEIEKVWYNSMFFDSVEELVEKYESGAVQKVSLPRHDDNDPYSTYIPRGQSNTPTNIHGAKLVEPQGHRYHIDHNFVEYAGWSFAYRVRSSAGLQVFDVRFNGERIAYEISLQEAIAFYSGDTPAGMQTKYIDAGWAMGTLSFELAPGIDCPEIATFVDLHHYFDTDKPVRFKNALCIFEMTTALPLRRHFNAYKGSYNFYGGVDNTVLVLRTTSTVYNYDYIWDFIFYQNGVMEVKVSATGYIHATFFTPDGLKYGRKVYKYVLGNLHTHLINYKVDLDIAGRENSFQSLDLKYVNFTNPWSPKNFIVQSKLNWTERKTERSAAFRYGKKFPRYVHFYNPNKKNKWGHEKGYRIQLNSHGDSVLPRGWHEENGISWSRYPLAVTRHKDIEATSSSIYNQNDPWKPVVSFEDYIRNDEDIVNQDLVAWVTVGFLHVPHSEDIPNTATPGNAVGFFLRPFNFFDEDPSITSRSTVIVRPDSDGKPKVQRWTPEVVGHCVTNKSFFYNGTYEEV from the exons ATGGGGTTTCTCTATTTGCTTTATCTGCTCTGCCTGGCTGCTTCTGATGCTTCCAGAACCCGAGAGTGGGCTCATCATGGCGCTCCCATGTTTGCCGACCTGACACCTCGTGAGATGAAAGCCGTCCGGGCTTACCTCCACGGAATTACAGAATTTGGACTCACCGGTGCTAATAATGcagctctaaaaaaaaacaccatcctAATGATTGAGCTCCATgtaccaaaaaaacatgaagcctTAAAAGCATTGGACCGTGGTCACGCCAAACCACCACGGCAGGCCCGTGTGGTCGTCCAATTTGCAAACCAAACAAAGCCAAATATCACTGAGTTCATTGTTGGACCTTTACCATCTCCAAAGTCTCATGAAGTCAAGAGATTCAAGGGAGATAGACCTATCCCATTTGAGTCCCGGCCAATGACTTCGATGGAGTACAGTCACCTCAATAAGAGCATTGGCAAAAAAGTAACTAAAGCCCACAACCTTCTGTTTGAAACCACAGGAGGATTCACATTCACTAACTGCTCTGACCGCTGTTTGTATTTTATTGACATAGCTCCACGAGGGCTCGCGTCAGGTGAAAGGAGAAGCTGGATAATGTTGGTCAAGTTTGTAGAAGGATATTACATCCACCCGATTGGGTTTGAGATACTACTCAACCACAAAGATTTAGATCCAGATAAGTGGGAAATTGAGAAGGTGTGGTATAACAGTATGTTCTTTGACAGTGTAGAAGAGTTAGTAGAAAAGTATGAATCAGGAGCTGTCCAGAAGGTTAGTCTACCTCGGCATGATGACAATGATCCTTATTCCACTTACATTCCACGAGGTCAAAGCAATACTCCTACTAATATCCATGGTGCAAAACTAGTGGAGCCTCAAGGGCACCGCTACCATATTGATCACAACTTTGTTGAATATGCTGGATGGTCGTTTGCCTATAGGGTGCGCTCATCAGCAGGACTTCAGGTATTTGATGTCCGTTTTAACGGGGAAAGAATTGCTTATGAGATCAGCCTCCAGGAAGCTATTGCTTTCTATTCTGGTGATACTCCAGCTGGCATGCAAACTAAGTATATTGATGCTGGTTGGGCAATGGGTACTTTATCATTTGAGTTAGCTCCAGGAATCGACTGTCCAGAAATTGCTACTTTTGTTGACCTTCACCATTACTTTGACACTGACAAACCAGTGCGCTTCAAGAATGCACTTTGCATCTTTGAGATGACTACAGCTTTGCCATTGAGAAGACATTTCAATGCATACAAGGGAAGCTATAACTTCTACGGAGGAGTAGATAACACTGTCCTGGTTTTACGGACCACTTCAACTGTCTACAACTATGATTACATCTGGGATTTCATCTTTTACCAAAATGGGGTTATGGAGGTGAAGGTCAGCGCCACAGGTTACATCCATGCCACTTTCTTTACACCTGATGGACTGAAGTATGGCCGGAAGGTGTACAAATACGTGCTGGGAAACCTGCACACACATCTTATCAATTACAAAGTTGACCTGGATATTGCCG GTCGAGAGAACAGCTTTCAGTCATTGGATTTGAAATATGTTAACTTTACAAATCCCTGGAGCCCTAAGAATTTTATCGTCCAATCGAAACTGAACTGGACGGAACGCAAGACGGAGCGTTCCGCTGCATTCCGTTATGGTAAAAAATTCCCCCGCTATGTTCATTTCTACAACCCTAATAAGAAAAACAAGTGGGGACATGAAAAGGGCTACCGTATTCAGTTGAATTCACATGGCGACAGTGTGCTTCCAAGAGGTTGGCATGAAGAAAATGGCATCAGTTGGTCCAG ATATCCTCTGGCTGTTACTCGACATAAAGACATTGAGGCCACAAGCAGCAGTATTTATAACCAGAATGACCCCTGGAAACCAGTTGTGTCATTTGAAGACTACATTCGCAATGATGAGGATATTGTAAACcag GATCTGGTTGCCTGGGTGACAGTGGGTTTCCTGCATGTACCTCACTCCGAAGACATCCCCAACACAGCAACACCTGGCAATGCAGTTGGCTTTTTCCTCCGACCATTTAACTTCTTTGATGAAGACCCTTCCATCACATCTAGAAGCACAGTCATCGTCCGACCAGATTCGGACGGAAAGCCCAAAGTGCAACGGTGGACACCAGAGGTCGTAGGTCATTGTGTGACAAACAAGTCATTCTTTTACAATGGCACTTATGAAGAAGTATAA
- the LOC144209632 gene encoding olfactory receptor 10J4-like → MEWNGTVVLSFGGFVEVEKYGYVYFMLLFPLYVFMLCSNGIIIVLIWTHRNLHEPMYIFIAALSINSLLFSTVIYPKLLVDVLSNEQVISYQGCLVQSFFFYCLASSDLFLLLAMAYDRYVSICRPLQYSTAMSKVTVRIFLTLAWFVPIFQMTVTIVMQSRQKVCNLMLVGFFCNATMIQIHCTTPSYLSMWTLFTLVNTAAIPMFLIFLTYMKIFINIYNSHGEVRNKAISTCLPHVMVLIMTISLNSLDILIGLLDTVISKKVSLIINMQVLVYNPLFNPIMYGLKMKEIWKHLRRLLLCRSHVGRKNIGAE, encoded by the coding sequence ATGGAGTGGAATGGAACAGTGGTGCTAAGTTTTGGTGGCTTTGTAGAAGTTGAAAAGTACGGATATGTgtattttatgttgttgtttccaCTGTATGTTTTCATGCTCTGCTCTAATGGCATAATTATTGTTCTTATCTGGACTCACAGGAACCTTCATGAGCCTATGTACATATTCATTGCAGCTCTATCCATTAACTCGCTTTTGTTCAGCACTGTCATCTACCCGAAACTTTTGGTGGATGTGTTGTCTAATGAGCAGGTCATTTCTTACCAGGGATGTTtggtccagagtttttttttctattgtttagCTTCTTCTGACTTATTTTTGTTGCTTGCCATGGCTTATGACAGATATGTGTCAATCTGCCGGCCCCTGCAATATTCAACTGCCATGAGCAAAGTCACTGTCAGAATTTTCTTGACTTTGGCCTGGTTTGTGCCCATCTTTCAGATGACAGTTACAATTGTTATGCAGTCCAGACAAAAAGTATGTAATCTTATGttggtggggtttttttgcAATGCAACAATGATTCAGATTCATTGTACAACACCAAGCTATTTGAGTATGTGGACTTTATTTACTTTGGTAAATACTGCTGCTATCCCTATGTTCTTGATCTTCCTCACCTACATGAAGATATTCATAAACATCTATAATAGCCACGGGGAAGTGCGGAACAAAGCAATCTCTACGTGTCTACCCCACGTAATGGTTTTAATCATGACCATTAGTTTGAATTCCTTAGACATCCTTATTGGGTTACTGGATACAGTGATTTCAAAAAAGGTTTCACTGATAATAAATATGCAAGTGCTGGTGTACAATCCTCTTTTTAATCCAATCATGTATGGGTTGAAGATGAAAGAAATCTGGAAACACCTCAGGAGATTGTTGTTGTGCCGCAGTCATGTTGGAAGGAAGAATATTGGGGCAGAATGA
- the LOC144209631 gene encoding olfactory receptor-like protein DTMT, with the protein MIFVFIMEWNGTVMLSFGGFVEVEKYGYVYFLLLFPLYVFILWCNCIIIFVIWTHRNLHEPMYIFIAALSINSLLFSTVIYPKLFVDALSNEQVISYQGCLVQSLFFYCLASSDLFLLLAMAYDRYVSICRPLQYSTAMSKVTVRIFLTLAWFVPVFQLTLITVLQSRQKVCNRTLSGFFCNAGVTQIHCTTPIYLRVFVLIVLANNAVIPMFLIVLTYMKIFVNIYHSHGEVRNKAISTCLPHVMVLIMSIISIATDIVIGLQNTVISKKVSLIINVQVLVYNPLINPIMYGLKMKEIWKHLRRLLSCRSHVERKNIGAV; encoded by the coding sequence ATGATATTTGTGTTTATCATGGAATGGAATGGAACTGTCATGCTAAGTTTTGGTGGCTTTGTCGAAGTTGAAAAGTACGgatatgtgtattttttgttgttgtttccacTGTATGTTTTCATTCTATGGTGTAATTgcataattatttttgtcatctgGACTCACAGGAACCTTCATGAGCCCATGTACATTTTCATTGCAGCTCTATCCATTAACTCGCTTTTGTTCAGCACTGTTATCTACCCGAAACTTTTCGTGGATGCGTTGTCTAATGAGCAGGTCATTTCATACCAGGGATGTTTGGTTCAGagtctttttttctattgtttagCTTCTTCTGACTTATTTTTGTTGCTAGCCATGGCTTATGACAGATATGTGTCAATCTGCCGGCCCCTGCAATATTCAACTGCCATGAGCAAAGTGACTGTCAGAATTTTCTTGACTTTGGCCTGGTTTGTGCCTGTCTTTCAGCTAACACTTATAACGGTTTTGCAGTCCAGACAAAAAGTCTGTAATCGTACGTTGTCGGGGTTTTTTTGCAATGCAGGAGTGACTCAGATTCACTGTACAACACCAATCTATCTGAGGgtgtttgttttaattgttctaGCAAATAATGCTGTTATCCCTATGTTCTTGATCGTCCTCACATACATGAAGATATTCGTGAACATCTATCATAGCCACGGGGAAGTGCGGAACAAAGCAATATCTACGTGTCTACCCCACGTAATGGTTTTAATCATGAGCATTATTTCGATTGCTACAGACATAGTTATTGGGCTACAGAATACGGTGATTTCAAAAAAGGTTTCACTGATAATAAATGTGCAAGTGCTGGTGTACAATCCTCTTATTAATCCAATCATGTATGGGTTGAAGATGAAAGAAATATGGAAACACCTTAGGAGATTGTTGTCGTGCCGCAGTCATGTTGAAAGGAAGAATATTGGGGCAGTATGA
- the LOC144209633 gene encoding olfactory receptor 11A1-like: protein MEQNITIMLNLGGYVGVEKYGYVYFIFLFSLYVFILCCNGIIIFVIWTHKNLHEPMYIFIAVLSLNSILFTCVIYPKLFVDVLSNEQTISYERCLVQAFFFYTLTNSDLILLLVMAFDRYLSICRPLQYSSTMNTTNVSIILSLAWFVPAFQMAVTMILQSKQGICNSTLEGFYCNVKMVKIHCRAPMYLTAWSLFNLITSSILPLLLVLITYIKIFVTIYQSHGEVRKKAIETCSPHLIVLFTLLSLISFDFTIGHLDSILPKSINLIMSLQMLVYSPLFNPIIYGWKMKEIWKHIKGLFLCCKDVEMNKSQYV from the coding sequence ATGGAACAGAACATAACAATAATGCTAAATCTTGGTGGTTATGTAGGGGTTGAGAAGTATGGATATGTGTATTTTATCTTCTTGTTTTCACTTTATGTTTTCATTCTCTGCTGTAAtggcattattatttttgtcatctgGACTCACAAGAATCTACATGAGCCTATGTACATTTTCATTGCAGTTTTATCCCTCAACTCCATTTTGTTTACCTGTGTGATCTACCCCAAACTTTTCGTAGATGTCTTGTCTAACGAGCAGACCATTTCTTACGAGAGATGTTTGGtccaggcttttttcttttacacttTAACAAACTCAGATTTAATCTTGTTATTAGTCATGGCTTTTGACCGATATCTGTCCATCTGCAGGCCCCTGCAATATTCATCTACCATGAATACGACTAATGTCAGCATTATTTTGAGTTTGGCCTGGTTTGTGCCAGCCTTTCAGATGGCGGTGACAATGATTCTACAGTCCAAACAAGGAATCTGTAACTCTACTTTGGAGGGATTTTATTGCAACGTTAAAATGGTTAAGATTCACTGCAGAGCACCAATGTATCTCACTGCCTGGAGTTTGTTTAATTTAATAACCAGTTCTATCTTGCCTTTGCTGTTGGTCCTGATTACGTACATAAAGATATTTGTGACCATTTATCAGAGCCACGGAGAGGTCCGTAAAAAGGCCATTGAAACATGTTCACCGCACTTAATAGTTTTATTTACCTTGTTAAGTTTGATATCATTTGACTTCACCATTGGGCATCTGGATTCGATACTTCCAAAAAGTATTAATCTGATCATGAGTCTACAAATGCTGGTGTATAGCCCTCTGTTCAATCCAATTATATACGGCTGGAAGATGAAAGAAATCTGGAAACACATCAAGGGGTTGTTTCTGTGTTGCAAAGATGTTGAAATGAACAAAAGTCAGTATGTTTGA